The Nomia melanderi isolate GNS246 chromosome 7, iyNomMela1, whole genome shotgun sequence genome includes a window with the following:
- the LOC116428914 gene encoding uncharacterized protein LOC116428914 isoform X3, with amino-acid sequence MLDIILCWICWLFWVGLPTLTAYPVSSSIQIDLPNIHTSSKWERYWVQYMIALLSITATAFTLVGCLCCRRPRRPKGFQDKAGKYKQEFKDGNNIEQESAFEHSIEGLELDVPRMLIIADRVQFEPLPVDHIISGSKSSSKPKPLPLSTSFFEERDSDSNTLPEHCREWFDAQELSVPREKLKYLREIGHGWFGKVVEGRADLEGCKRISKNGGVVVRILTEEATTKEKAWFLGEATPYLKLQHQNILTLLGFCLETDPYLLIFESCSVGDLKCFLLSNYDKKSQDALSKENIPVRMALDIAAGLKHMHSYGFVHTDLSARNCLVASDLSAKLGDYGTGVEKYPEDYYVVGDRALPIRWSAPESIECTDTTIETREITPQANMWSYAIFLWEIATWGSKPYNDKSDEQVIQMLLSLRADSLPNGIQVLQTYLEGCLPNILQAIHLCLNLNPQKRSTLEEVKQALLNEYTDYLDFEQRWESLRVNRTKHVRSASLQDLRGSIDSDYWTTIVDDTPRQSSFRLGPGELVKNVPNVRNVVVHHESSSETEEESWKEQIEQEVYTEKVKQKSKSVTDLMVLVHIDLDSDAELSMGAQTSDKHVKKKLPATGSDSDIRHSIHMDEFDEALRKLRDPLPNNASHKIKMLDSSERPKLLTLTMDQGQTPILRLSLDDNKSVVETDVKPIIDANIETRSDKHVLRLVSKGDPNFPLLRFVPDHTSYETLQENIACQYNNVTKHEGNDNTFFSNNFSINFDEVESHLVDVELWNHALDSALEKKVPGFLYEGEFNDYAESSKQQNNNTPELIVTTAVNTPQYHTKYSEYNAGDEFFNGEDMDMEKRCIPNDEEEERKQLSTPDDEQSSDSGFRDKESCEEEENVCPSSVPSSSVNDSAIIAIPTEEQQLQILFELDTILDAEYYATLQSSEKVTEDLSYVKHTESKQVHVNDEESDSLQTVETIVEIGTDKSCTMDVNLTNINTVKSVSEDEKRLKPKTVFKLGEQVDLKNSSNVNIIFPQNNPSNVNIISPQNNPSNVNVMFPQNNSSNINVTSPHKNVMQHNIPMNMKCTSTYQLSEKYLLSGNENENKTETNNEAEKENKIENDSEKGKENKTENEIESENKNETENRYQNQNTNTNETEDEDSSTMSLRSDNSYVSFGMEEEFVTAIRNELREKLPCAQMTVVEPLETHDDDDEDNPSVSSDIENRQWDDDDDNEESSNQGSGGVGISIRYNIYGTPLSPIQEERESTLTSESLMSNSRDASIASKESAASDDVLLVDTLTNKMVLLEGLGEKLHDDERDTTNGDLSEEENLDYNCSVIRSREEKSHIMIGSGVAPLPSPEEESKWQQLPSPFPLPLPLPAEEGLMSTSFGTEHGWGSQDEDEEEEDEEEEEEEEEEEEEEEEEEEEEEEDEDNSSSSGEFVWKVQTRSILTNNEETTVADIEDEMGAEEEEGDEEEEDEEEEEFTPSAWNATLAPHRSALRSPDKTLKSGDQKKSVWFKKQRYHCVYEYPKETLATDIQGETSTTWEPTSYADWEEMIDEPRLDLYPLDYDDGNHTGNEEFFVSSSNRPFQFQTSESKYVSQFFPGASTSANEESDEVDGGQQGVQQNRIELLNEYGHGQQHQLGELRHTRDRLKLNLSTNGTHSFFVKQIKKDDIEQLEDKDKLLESAENINFTQNQCILPNSSNHDLSPTVPLCDIQEERSFNPASSKSVHCVSHEKVEPTDKCSVLIDD; translated from the exons ATGTtggatattatattatgttggATATGTTGGCTGTTTTGGGTGGGACTACCGACACTTACAGCCTATCCTGTATCATCTTCGATACAAATAG aTTTGCCAAATATCCATACTTCATCAAAATGGGAACGATATTGGGTACAATATATGATTGCTCTTTTAAGTATAACTGCTACAGCATTTACTTTAGTTGGATGTCTTTGTTGTCGCAGACCTAGGCGACCTAAAGGATTTCAG GACAAAGCAGGAAAGTACAAGCAG gaGTTTAAAGATGGAAACAACATTGAACAAGAATCAGCATTTGAGCATAGCATTGAAGGATTAGAATTAGATGTTCCACGTATGTTAATTATTGCTGATAGAGTTCAGTTCGAACCTCTGCCTGTAGACCATATTATATCTGGGTCCAAAAGTTCTTCGAAACCTAAACCATTGCCACTGTCAACATCATTTTTTGAAGAACGTGACTCGGATTCTAATACTCTCCCAGAACACTGTCGTGAATGGTTTGATGCACAAGAGTTATCTGTACCcagagaaaaattaaaatatttgagagAGATAGGTCATGGTTGGTTTGGAAAAGTTGTAGAGGGTCGTGCAGACTTAGAAGGATGTAAAAGGATATCAAAAAATGGAGGTGTTGTTGTAAGAATTCTTACAGAAGAAGCCACTACAAAAGAAAAAGCTTGGTTTCTTGGTGAAGCTACACCATATCTAAAATTACAACATCAAAATATTTTGACTTTGTTGGGTTTTTGTTTAGAAACTGACCCATACCTATTGATATTTGAATCTTGTTCAGTAGGTGACCTCAAATGCTTTTTATTATCAAACTATGATAAAAAATCTCAAGATGCGCTtagtaaagaaaatattccagTTCGAATGGCACTAGATATTGCAGCTGGTTTGAAACATATGCATAGTTATGGATTTGTGCATACAGATTTATCTGCAAGAAATTGCTTAGTAGCATCAGATTTATCAGCAAAATTAGGAGATTATGGTACTGGCGTAGAAAAATATCCTGAAGATTATTATGTAGTAGGAGATCGTGCATTACCGATCAGATGGTCAGCACCGGAAAGCATAGAATGTACTGATACTACAATTGAGACAAGAGAAATTACACCTCAAGCAAATATGTGGAGTTATGCTATTTTTCTTTGGGAAATTGCTACTTGGGGAAGTAAACCATATAATGATAAGAGTGATGAACAAGTTATTCAAATGCTATTATCTTTAAGAGCTGATTCGTTGCCAAATGGTATACAAGTGTTACAAACCTATTTAGAAGGTTGTCTGCCAAATATACTTCAGGCAATTCATTTATGTCTGAATTTAAATCCTCAGAAAAGGTCAACTTTGGAAGAAGTGAAGCAAGCGCTTTTAAATGAATATACAGATTACTTAGATTTTGAACAAAGATGGGAAAGTTTACGTGTAAATAGAACTAAACATGTCCGCAGTGCTAGTTTACAAGATCTTAGAGGTAGTATTGATTCGGATTATTGGACTACAATTGTTGATGATACACCACGGCAATCTTCATTTCGCCTTGGACCAGGTGAACTGGTAAAGAATGTACCAAATGTTAGAAATGTTGTTGTTCATCACGAATCTAGTTCTGAAACTGAAGAAGAAAGTTGGAAAGAACAAATTGAACAAGAAGTTTATACtgaaaaagtgaaacaaaagtCTAAATCTGTTACTGATTTAATGGTGCTTGTGCATATCGACCTTGATTCTGATGCAGAATTATCAATGGGGGCTCAAAcatcagataaacatgtaaagaaaaaattaccAGCTACTGGTAGTGATAGTGACATTAGACATAGTATTCATATGGATGAGTTTGATGAAGCATTAAGAAAATTACGAGATCCTTTGCCAAATAATGCTTCTCATAAGATTAAAATGTTAGATAGTTCAGAAAGACCCAAATTATTGACATTAACAATGGATCAAGGCCAAACGCCAATTTTAAGGTTATCCTTAGATGATAATAAATCTGTTGTAGAAACAGATGTTAAACCTATTATAGATGCAAATATAGAAACTCGTAGTGACAAACATGTGTTGAGACTTGTGTCTAAAGGAGATCCCAATTTCCCCCTTCTTCGTTTTGTACCTGATCATACATCTTATGAAacattacaagaaaatattgcatgccaatataataatgtaactaaaCACGAAGGCAATGATAATACtttcttttctaataatttttcaattaattttgatGAAGTTGAAAGTCATTTAGTTGATGTTGAATTATGGAATCATGCACTAGATTCTGCTTTAGAAAAGAAAGTCCCGGGTTTTCTTTATGAAGGTGAATTTAATGATTATGCAGAATCTTCTAAACAGCAAAATAATAATACCCCAGAATTAATAGTAACTACTGCAGTAAATACACCACAATATCATACCAAGTATTCTGAATATAATGCAGgtgatgaattttttaatggagAAGACATGGACATGGAAAAAAGATGTATACCTAATGACGAAGAAGAGGAGAGAAAGCAATTATCTACTCCAGATGATGAGCAAAGTTCTGATTCTGGGTTCAGAGATAAGGAATCTTGTGAGGAGGAAGAGAATGTTTGTCCATCTTCAGTTCCTTCATCTTCTGTTAATGATTCTGCTATAATTGCAATACCTACCGAAGAGCAGCAGTTAcagattttatttgaattagacACAATTCTCGATGCTGAGTATTATGCAACATTGCAAAGTTCTGAGAAAGTAACAGAAGATTTATCCTATGTTAAACATACAGAAAGTAAACAGGTACATGTAAATGATGAGGAATCTGATTCTTTACAGACTGTAGAAACTATAGTTGAAATAGGAACTGATAAAAGCTGTACCATGGATgtcaatttaacaaatattaatactgTGAAATCAGTATCAGAGGATGAAAAACGACTAAAGCCAAAAACTGTATTTAAACTTGGAGAACAGGTAGATTTAAAAAACTCgagtaatgttaatattatttttccacaaAATAATCCaagtaatgttaatattatttctccacAAAACAATCCAAGTAACGTTAATGTTATGTTTCCACAAAACAATTCAAGTAACATTAATGTTACTTCCCCACATAAAAATGTAATGCAGCATAATATACCTATGAATATGAAATGTACAAGTACATATCAATTATCAGAAAAATATCTATTAAGTGGAAATGAAAATGAGAACAAAACTGAAACCAATAACGaagcagaaaaagaaaacaaaattgaaaacgaTAGTGAAAAAGGGAAGGAAAACaaaactgaaaatgaaatcgaaagtgaaaataaaaacgaaaccgAAAATAGGTatcaaaatcaaaatacaaatacaaatgaaacagaagACGAAGATAGCTCTACAATGAGTTTACGTAGCGATAATTCTTATGTATCATTTGGTATGGAAGAAGAGTTTGTAACAGCAATTCGAAATGAACTAAGAGAGAAATTGCCTTGTGCTCAAATGACTGTTGTAGAACCTTTGGAAACacatgatgatgatgatgaagataaTCCTTCTGTATCTAGCGATATAGAAAATAGACAGtgggatgatgatgatgataatgaagaATCGTCAAATCAGGGCAGTGGAGGTGTGGGTATTTCAATAAG gtATAATATATATGGAACCCCACTTAGTCCAATCCAAGAAGAACGAGAAAGTACTCTTACTTCAGAGTCTTTAATGTCAAATTCTAGAGATGCATCGATTGCTTCAAAAGAATCAGCTGCGTCGGATGATGTATTATTAGTTGATACTCTAACAAACAAAATGGTTTTATTAGAAGGTTTAGGAGAGAAATTACATGATGATGAACGAGATACAACTAATGGAGATCTTTCTGAAGAAGAAAACCTGGATTATAATTGTTCAGTAATTCGTTCTCGTGAAGAAAAGTCACATATTATGATTGGAAGTGGGGTAGCACCTTTACCAAGCCCTGAAGAAGAATCTAAATGGCAACAGTTACCTTCACCTTTTCCGTTACCCTTACCTTTACCAGCAGAGGAAGGCTTAATGTCAACAAGTTTTGGAACAGAACATGGATGGGGTAGtcaagatgaagatgaagaggaggaagatgaggaggaagaagaagaagaagaagaagaagaagaagaagaagaagaagaagaagaagaagaagaagaagatgaagataaCAGTTCCAGTTCCGGAGAATTTGTTTGGAAG GTTCAAACTCGGAGCATATTAACCAATAATGAAGAAACAACAGTTGCTGATATTGAAGATGAAATGGgtgcagaagaagaagagggggatgaagaagaagaagatgaagaagaagaagaatttacACCATCAGCTTGGAATGCAACATTAGCACCACACCGTTCTGCATTAAGATCTCCAGACAAAACATTAAAATCCGGC GATCAAAAGAAGAGTGTTTGGTTCAAGAAGCAACGTTATCACTGCGTATACGAATATCCGAAGGAAACATTAGCTACCGATATTCAAGGAGAAACGTCTACCACCTGGGAACCTACTTCATATGCTG ATTGGGAGGAAATGATAGATGAACCACGATTAGATCTATATCCTCTAGATTATGACGATGGTAATCATACTg GCAACGAAGAATTTTTTGTGAGCAGTTCAAATCgtccatttcaatttcaaactaGTGAGAGTAAATATGTAAGTCAATTTTTTCCTGGTGCTTCCACATCAGCTAATGAAGAATCAGATGAGGTAGATGGTGGTCAACAAGGAGTACAGCAAAACAGAATAGAATTACTGAATGAATATGGCCATGGTCAACAACATCAATTAGGAGAACTCAGACACACTAGAGATCGTTTGAAATTAAACTTATCTACAAATGGCACACATTCTTTCTTCGTTAAACAGATAAAAAAGGATGATATCGAGCAATTAGAAGACAAAGACAAGCTCTTGGAATCAGCAGAAAATATAAACTTTACACAAAATCAATGCATCCTACCAAACTCTTCGAACCATGATCTTTCGCCAACGGTGCCTCTCTGTGATATTCAAGAAGAGAGAAGTTTTAATCCAGCGTCTTCAAAAAGTGTGCACTGTGTTAGCCATGAGAAAGTTGAACCCACCGATAAGTGCAGTGTTTTAATCGACGACTAA
- the LOC116428914 gene encoding uncharacterized protein LOC116428914 isoform X4 codes for MLDIILCWICWLFWVGLPTLTAYPVSSSIQIDLPNIHTSSKWERYWVQYMIALLSITATAFTLVGCLCCRRPRRPKGFQDKAGKYKQEFKDGNNIEQESAFEHSIEGLELDVPRMLIIADRVQFEPLPVDHIISGSKSSSKPKPLPLSTSFFEERDSDSNTLPEHCREWFDAQELSVPREKLKYLREIGHGWFGKVVEGRADLEGCKRISKNGGVVVRILTEEATTKEKAWFLGEATPYLKLQHQNILTLLGFCLETDPYLLIFESCSVGDLKCFLLSNYDKKSQDALSKENIPVRMALDIAAGLKHMHSYGFVHTDLSARNCLVASDLSAKLGDYGTGVEKYPEDYYVVGDRALPIRWSAPESIECTDTTIETREITPQANMWSYAIFLWEIATWGSKPYNDKSDEQVIQMLLSLRADSLPNGIQVLQTYLEGCLPNILQAIHLCLNLNPQKRSTLEEVKQALLNEYTDYLDFEQRWESLRVNRTKHVRSASLQDLRGSIDSDYWTTIVDDTPRQSSFRLGPGELVKNVPNVRNVVVHHESSSETEEESWKEQIEQEVYTEKVKQKSKSVTDLMVLVHIDLDSDAELSMGAQTSDKHVKKKLPATGSDSDIRHSIHMDEFDEALRKLRDPLPNNASHKIKMLDSSERPKLLTLTMDQGQTPILRLSLDDNKSVVETDVKPIIDANIETRSDKHVLRLVSKGDPNFPLLRFVPDHTSYETLQENIACQYNNVTKHEGNDNTFFSNNFSINFDEVESHLVDVELWNHALDSALEKKVPGFLYEGEFNDYAESSKQQNNNTPELIVTTAVNTPQYHTKYSEYNAGDEFFNGEDMDMEKRCIPNDEEEERKQLSTPDDEQSSDSGFRDKESCEEEENVCPSSVPSSSVNDSAIIAIPTEEQQLQILFELDTILDAEYYATLQSSEKVTEDLSYVKHTESKQVHVNDEESDSLQTVETIVEIGTDKSCTMDVNLTNINTVKSVSEDEKRLKPKTVFKLGEQVDLKNSSNVNIIFPQNNPSNVNIISPQNNPSNVNVMFPQNNSSNINVTSPHKNVMQHNIPMNMKCTSTYQLSEKYLLSGNENENKTETNNEAEKENKIENDSEKGKENKTENEIESENKNETENRYQNQNTNTNETEDEDSSTMSLRSDNSYVSFGMEEEFVTAIRNELREKLPCAQMTVVEPLETHDDDDEDNPSVSSDIENRQWDDDDDNEESSNQGSGGVGISIRYNIYGTPLSPIQEERESTLTSESLMSNSRDASIASKESAASDDVLLVDTLTNKMVLLEGLGEKLHDDERDTTNGDLSEEENLDYNCSVIRSREEKSHIMIGSGVAPLPSPEEESKWQQLPSPFPLPLPLPAEEGLMSTSFGTEHGWGSQDEDEEEEDEEEEEEEEEEEEEEEEEEEEEEEDEDNSSSSGEFVWKRYNEPHVEQVQTRSILTNNEETTVADIEDEMGAEEEEGDEEEEDEEEEEFTPSAWNATLAPHRSALRSPDKTLKSGDESVGVLFICT; via the exons ATGTtggatattatattatgttggATATGTTGGCTGTTTTGGGTGGGACTACCGACACTTACAGCCTATCCTGTATCATCTTCGATACAAATAG aTTTGCCAAATATCCATACTTCATCAAAATGGGAACGATATTGGGTACAATATATGATTGCTCTTTTAAGTATAACTGCTACAGCATTTACTTTAGTTGGATGTCTTTGTTGTCGCAGACCTAGGCGACCTAAAGGATTTCAG GACAAAGCAGGAAAGTACAAGCAG gaGTTTAAAGATGGAAACAACATTGAACAAGAATCAGCATTTGAGCATAGCATTGAAGGATTAGAATTAGATGTTCCACGTATGTTAATTATTGCTGATAGAGTTCAGTTCGAACCTCTGCCTGTAGACCATATTATATCTGGGTCCAAAAGTTCTTCGAAACCTAAACCATTGCCACTGTCAACATCATTTTTTGAAGAACGTGACTCGGATTCTAATACTCTCCCAGAACACTGTCGTGAATGGTTTGATGCACAAGAGTTATCTGTACCcagagaaaaattaaaatatttgagagAGATAGGTCATGGTTGGTTTGGAAAAGTTGTAGAGGGTCGTGCAGACTTAGAAGGATGTAAAAGGATATCAAAAAATGGAGGTGTTGTTGTAAGAATTCTTACAGAAGAAGCCACTACAAAAGAAAAAGCTTGGTTTCTTGGTGAAGCTACACCATATCTAAAATTACAACATCAAAATATTTTGACTTTGTTGGGTTTTTGTTTAGAAACTGACCCATACCTATTGATATTTGAATCTTGTTCAGTAGGTGACCTCAAATGCTTTTTATTATCAAACTATGATAAAAAATCTCAAGATGCGCTtagtaaagaaaatattccagTTCGAATGGCACTAGATATTGCAGCTGGTTTGAAACATATGCATAGTTATGGATTTGTGCATACAGATTTATCTGCAAGAAATTGCTTAGTAGCATCAGATTTATCAGCAAAATTAGGAGATTATGGTACTGGCGTAGAAAAATATCCTGAAGATTATTATGTAGTAGGAGATCGTGCATTACCGATCAGATGGTCAGCACCGGAAAGCATAGAATGTACTGATACTACAATTGAGACAAGAGAAATTACACCTCAAGCAAATATGTGGAGTTATGCTATTTTTCTTTGGGAAATTGCTACTTGGGGAAGTAAACCATATAATGATAAGAGTGATGAACAAGTTATTCAAATGCTATTATCTTTAAGAGCTGATTCGTTGCCAAATGGTATACAAGTGTTACAAACCTATTTAGAAGGTTGTCTGCCAAATATACTTCAGGCAATTCATTTATGTCTGAATTTAAATCCTCAGAAAAGGTCAACTTTGGAAGAAGTGAAGCAAGCGCTTTTAAATGAATATACAGATTACTTAGATTTTGAACAAAGATGGGAAAGTTTACGTGTAAATAGAACTAAACATGTCCGCAGTGCTAGTTTACAAGATCTTAGAGGTAGTATTGATTCGGATTATTGGACTACAATTGTTGATGATACACCACGGCAATCTTCATTTCGCCTTGGACCAGGTGAACTGGTAAAGAATGTACCAAATGTTAGAAATGTTGTTGTTCATCACGAATCTAGTTCTGAAACTGAAGAAGAAAGTTGGAAAGAACAAATTGAACAAGAAGTTTATACtgaaaaagtgaaacaaaagtCTAAATCTGTTACTGATTTAATGGTGCTTGTGCATATCGACCTTGATTCTGATGCAGAATTATCAATGGGGGCTCAAAcatcagataaacatgtaaagaaaaaattaccAGCTACTGGTAGTGATAGTGACATTAGACATAGTATTCATATGGATGAGTTTGATGAAGCATTAAGAAAATTACGAGATCCTTTGCCAAATAATGCTTCTCATAAGATTAAAATGTTAGATAGTTCAGAAAGACCCAAATTATTGACATTAACAATGGATCAAGGCCAAACGCCAATTTTAAGGTTATCCTTAGATGATAATAAATCTGTTGTAGAAACAGATGTTAAACCTATTATAGATGCAAATATAGAAACTCGTAGTGACAAACATGTGTTGAGACTTGTGTCTAAAGGAGATCCCAATTTCCCCCTTCTTCGTTTTGTACCTGATCATACATCTTATGAAacattacaagaaaatattgcatgccaatataataatgtaactaaaCACGAAGGCAATGATAATACtttcttttctaataatttttcaattaattttgatGAAGTTGAAAGTCATTTAGTTGATGTTGAATTATGGAATCATGCACTAGATTCTGCTTTAGAAAAGAAAGTCCCGGGTTTTCTTTATGAAGGTGAATTTAATGATTATGCAGAATCTTCTAAACAGCAAAATAATAATACCCCAGAATTAATAGTAACTACTGCAGTAAATACACCACAATATCATACCAAGTATTCTGAATATAATGCAGgtgatgaattttttaatggagAAGACATGGACATGGAAAAAAGATGTATACCTAATGACGAAGAAGAGGAGAGAAAGCAATTATCTACTCCAGATGATGAGCAAAGTTCTGATTCTGGGTTCAGAGATAAGGAATCTTGTGAGGAGGAAGAGAATGTTTGTCCATCTTCAGTTCCTTCATCTTCTGTTAATGATTCTGCTATAATTGCAATACCTACCGAAGAGCAGCAGTTAcagattttatttgaattagacACAATTCTCGATGCTGAGTATTATGCAACATTGCAAAGTTCTGAGAAAGTAACAGAAGATTTATCCTATGTTAAACATACAGAAAGTAAACAGGTACATGTAAATGATGAGGAATCTGATTCTTTACAGACTGTAGAAACTATAGTTGAAATAGGAACTGATAAAAGCTGTACCATGGATgtcaatttaacaaatattaatactgTGAAATCAGTATCAGAGGATGAAAAACGACTAAAGCCAAAAACTGTATTTAAACTTGGAGAACAGGTAGATTTAAAAAACTCgagtaatgttaatattatttttccacaaAATAATCCaagtaatgttaatattatttctccacAAAACAATCCAAGTAACGTTAATGTTATGTTTCCACAAAACAATTCAAGTAACATTAATGTTACTTCCCCACATAAAAATGTAATGCAGCATAATATACCTATGAATATGAAATGTACAAGTACATATCAATTATCAGAAAAATATCTATTAAGTGGAAATGAAAATGAGAACAAAACTGAAACCAATAACGaagcagaaaaagaaaacaaaattgaaaacgaTAGTGAAAAAGGGAAGGAAAACaaaactgaaaatgaaatcgaaagtgaaaataaaaacgaaaccgAAAATAGGTatcaaaatcaaaatacaaatacaaatgaaacagaagACGAAGATAGCTCTACAATGAGTTTACGTAGCGATAATTCTTATGTATCATTTGGTATGGAAGAAGAGTTTGTAACAGCAATTCGAAATGAACTAAGAGAGAAATTGCCTTGTGCTCAAATGACTGTTGTAGAACCTTTGGAAACacatgatgatgatgatgaagataaTCCTTCTGTATCTAGCGATATAGAAAATAGACAGtgggatgatgatgatgataatgaagaATCGTCAAATCAGGGCAGTGGAGGTGTGGGTATTTCAATAAG gtATAATATATATGGAACCCCACTTAGTCCAATCCAAGAAGAACGAGAAAGTACTCTTACTTCAGAGTCTTTAATGTCAAATTCTAGAGATGCATCGATTGCTTCAAAAGAATCAGCTGCGTCGGATGATGTATTATTAGTTGATACTCTAACAAACAAAATGGTTTTATTAGAAGGTTTAGGAGAGAAATTACATGATGATGAACGAGATACAACTAATGGAGATCTTTCTGAAGAAGAAAACCTGGATTATAATTGTTCAGTAATTCGTTCTCGTGAAGAAAAGTCACATATTATGATTGGAAGTGGGGTAGCACCTTTACCAAGCCCTGAAGAAGAATCTAAATGGCAACAGTTACCTTCACCTTTTCCGTTACCCTTACCTTTACCAGCAGAGGAAGGCTTAATGTCAACAAGTTTTGGAACAGAACATGGATGGGGTAGtcaagatgaagatgaagaggaggaagatgaggaggaagaagaagaagaagaagaagaagaagaagaagaagaagaagaagaagaagaagaagaagaagatgaagataaCAGTTCCAGTTCCGGAGAATTTGTTTGGAAG CGATACAATGAACCACACGTTGAACAGGTTCAAACTCGGAGCATATTAACCAATAATGAAGAAACAACAGTTGCTGATATTGAAGATGAAATGGgtgcagaagaagaagagggggatgaagaagaagaagatgaagaagaagaagaatttacACCATCAGCTTGGAATGCAACATTAGCACCACACCGTTCTGCATTAAGATCTCCAGACAAAACATTAAAATCCGGC GACGAATCGGTAggtgtattatttatttgtacatag